The Anopheles gambiae chromosome 2, idAnoGambNW_F1_1, whole genome shotgun sequence genomic sequence CAGTCGGCCTCGGCAGTTGATCCACCCGAATGTGCATCGTTTAGTTCACGCCAGCGAATGTACAACCCACGTGTTTTATTCAATGCTTTGAATACTTCGCTGCAATTAGGGAGAGCGAAGAAGAAATACGGTAACGTCTTATACTATCTAATATCATACGGTACTTTCGATCGAGAACGTCGATCGCCGGTGTGTCAAACACAACTAACAACTCGATCGCAAGGATTTCAACATCATACGAACCGAGCGCGATGTGAAACGTTAAGCAATACGTTTGGATAGCAGCTTTGATTGTTTAGGCGGAGTTGTAAAGTGGGACAAAACTAACGCCCAACGATTCATGTTTTCTGTTGACTTTCTCTCGCAATGACGTCGAATTTGTGCAGGTAAAAGCATAGAAAGGTTGAAGACTATAAAACAGGTGCATCGTGCACGATGAGGGTTTAGTTCTATGGAGTTTTAGAAACAAATTTAAACAACAAGACAAGCGATGAAGTACGTAAGATGCATCTCGTTAATCGTATTCGTTGCGCTGATGGTGACTTTCGTGTACAGCGAAGGTAAGTCATTTGCCTTCACACATATTGTATTACTCTCTGTGGTGCAAAACTAAAGCATATTGCATTTTGCTTTCCAATAGATTGCACCGTCGAGAACGAGGAGTACTACAGCTGTGCATCGCCGTGTCGCCGAAACTGCACCAATCTTGCGCAAATGTTGAGCTGCACGGGCGTGTGCGTTTCGGGATGCTTCTGCCGACCGGGCTACTTTCGCCGGGAGGACAATGCTTGCGTGAAGCCATGGCTATGCTCTAATAATTCGTTGCAAAATCAGCTCACCGCCGGGAACGGCCTAGACGTACCACATTAGCGAAAACGGTGGTGTTCAATTCACCAAGACAGCCGCAACCATCCACCGCACGGTGTATCTCAAGCACAGAAATTGTTTGTGCAGTATGGAAAGCCCCAAACTGTACAAACAATTCGCTGTAAAATTGTGctggtgtttctttttcaataaaaaaaaaaacgtcctcCTTTTCCCAATGTACTTGAGCCTCCCGAAATATGGTTGATTCATAGTATGAGTAATATCTacgaaattgaaaaatgttctaTAAAACTATGAAAATAGACTACATAGACTACCGAAAGTCGGTCTCCGGCTTGTAGCACGAGCAGAAATGCAAACACATACCCTTTCCGAAGAAGGTGGCCTGTTACAGTCTGCTCCCCACGAATTCGAGATTCAAGACCCCAGTTTTGGCGAAGAGCAGCTGTGCCAATACCGGCCCAACTGCATGCGGGACGATATAATGCGGCCGCCGGAACGTTACTGAACTTAGTCTGTTCCAATACGTTGCACAAGGGAAGCAATTTCGAACGTTCTTCAAAATGCGCGCCATCTTCGTCCTGCTCGTCGTTGCCGTCTTCGCTTTCCTGGGTGTTTCGGGTAAGTGAAGATTTTGCTATCGAAAACAAATATCTTGGATTGATAATAATTGTCTCATTATCTGTCTGCCGATTCTAAAACCACCCACAGCCCAGCAGCCAAAGAAGTGCGGTGAAAACGAGATCTACCAGCGCTGTGGTACCGGTTGCGAACGCACGTGCGATAACGGAGACACCTGGGACAAACCATGCAAGGCAGCCTGCGTTGACAAGTGCTTCTGCAAGGATGGTTTCCTGCGCAACGAGAACGGAAAGTGTGTCCGTGCCTGGCACTGCAACCCCAACCTGTAAAAGGGAAGGCATTTAACGTGTCTTTCGCATAATTTCGCTGCCACctcacaccaccaacaactgTGCCGCGGGGTTGgcaccacacatacaccatgAGGATGTTTGCGCTCTGCCACCCGTATGCAAATAGTCCATCATTCTGGTACTGTGGCGAAATAAAGCATAATTAAGAACCGcatgcaaaaaaatacaaaaacacaaaactcgTACACACCGAATGCGTCTCTCAGTGGTCTCCTGTGTGAAGGATGTTTTTTTCGGCGTTTCTTGCGTCACACTCTCGCGTGCGTAGTGTGTGGAGGGCACATTCAAGGGATGACACATTTCAGCTTCGGGAAAAGGGAAAGTTATGCGGACGATTATAGATTTCACAAAGTGCCATACGGTTGGTCCGTATGGTTGGTCGCCCTTGAGGCAcaattttgcactatttcagtAGGCTGCAGGAATGTGCGGCTACTGTGATGTTGAAAACACGAAACTCCACTTTCCAGTTTCACATGCAATTAGAGCATCATTTTGTCCGTCCTCTTTCAAAGAAATTGCAAGGAAACATACTGACACTGTCGATTCACCTAGCATTCCAGCATTGAAACAATCAATACCGGAGGGTTCGCGTTGCACAGCATACCCCTCTGGCGATGAtgcatgaatgaaaaacaactCCCCCCGTTGCGGAAAACTTACTCTTTCACCACGAAAAATGGATCTTCCATTCTAGGGATTTAATTCGCGACCGTATCACAAAGCTGTGCTCTCTCATTAATGCACCAATGGACGATGCTGCCGGACGaccactgttgctgctgctgatgtttgCTGCTTTCCACTGGCAATCTCGTGCAATTTCACCAATTTCTTATGGCTGCCTGCGCTGGAAGTCattggacacacgcacacgcactttTCTATTTTCCGCCTTAAGCCAATGTTTCCCTCCACGGAACGCTGTCGACACAGTGGAGTGCTGGGGTCCCCTCCCCCGATGGTCCTTGCCCTGTGTATGGGTATCCTTGCTGGGCGATGATTATAACATAACCATCGATTCGATTTCGAATGCACTGACGATGATAAGACTAACAACGCTTGCCTATgcctgtgtgcatgtgtgtgtgtgtgtttgtaggaaAACTTGCTTGCCAAAGAAGCAATTTGCTAATTTTTTCCTTCCTCGTCGCCAATCACACTTTTGCTACAACACACCGTGTcgctactactaccaccaccgttTTTGCATCACACACGTACGGAAAAGCTGCTGCGTCGACGGACGGCGCGACGGTTTTCCactttgtgtgtgagagaatTTTCCTCGCATCCTGGTGGTGCCAGAGCGCCGCTCGGGAGCGAAACAAGGAAAACCGTGTTCGCAAGCCATCGCATCGCGAGATGCCGATTCTCGCCGCTATCCACttgtgtttctctctctctctctctgtttcttcGCCCACTCACATCGTCTGCCTTACCTCTCGGTCCGCGTCCAGTGGGGGAAAAACTTCGGCTTCCTCACATTGCGCCGCTTCGCGCACGGTTTCGGTGGTTTGCTCCTGAATTATTTTCCTCGACGGAACAGGGAAAAGCTTGCATGACACCACAGTGCTGGTCCGTGTTTGACAGGAAAACAAAGCCGCGCGTTTATGGTGTCGTGTCGAACGGTTGTGCGCATGAAACGGATGCCCTTTTCGGCGGCAACGAGTGCATTGGGCTTGCATTGGGTAAcgagttgcaaaagttttgcgagaaaaatgattttagtttttaactagggaaatacagggttttccaggagttctcatagctgtgggacattttattgaaatgcgtgaaatgaacttaatgtaatgggaattggactctatagcacccttgtacgacaaatccaataggaattacCAAGGAGCCTGTCCAGAAAGGTTGCCATAGTCAAATTTCCATTAAATGAAGTTCATTTCCTGTAAGAAAAAATCAAGTAAGTATCCCATAACTAtaagaacccctggaaaaccctttaAGAGGCAAAGGGTGAATATTTCTTTAaattcttcttattatttttgcaAGAGCGGATTCATACAGTCATGCCAACCTATACAGGTTTTCGAGACTTGGGGGACGGTCCAAACAAGGCTTGAACCCAAAaaggacatgttgttaagtcggcCAAGTTGACGACGATGGGCCATCAGTCACTTAGCTTCGAATTATTGagtaaatatgttttatttccttGGCTCATGTGGTTTCTTCGTGGTTCTCAAACTATTTTCCAATTATAGCTCCCACATTTCGGATTTATTGCAAGATTCTCAACATAATAATACACACATTTCTTCTGTTTAAAGTAAttgtaaaccattttttttgctttaattgtAACATTCATTTCAAAATTCTTATCTAGTAGATCGCAGATGAGTCGATAGAATATAATTCGACTGTTTCTTACGCGTAAAAATTACATCTAATTGCTACCGGCCCGTCTGTGCGGTGCCGACAGCTGCAATTATGTACAACTTTCGAAGAGGACCTAGGGTAAATATGGATGAAAACTGATGGGTCCTCTTCGTGTTGGAGGAAAACGTTAGCGCTACCGGATATGCCGCTCCGAGGGTGCGAACCATCTCCTAGGACATATCAGCAAAAACTGTGTTGCGTATGTGTAAAACCGCGTAGGGAATCAAAACAGCGCGCTACTAATTAGATTATCTCAAAACTTTGTCATTTTGCTATGTACAATGCTTGCTTGCTGCACGAAATTAACACCTGTCGATTGGGTGGTAACACCAAACGTATGAAAAATAAGTAAATCGTGCTACCTTTCTCTCTACAATTTAAGTAACAGAGCTTCGACAATCCTGGCGTGCGTACGCGCATGTGTTTGAATCATTTTGGAAAGTTTAATATTATTGTTGCTCTTCTTGTTCCTTCCTTCCTGTCATCCTAATAAAATATGTTGCCATTATGTATCCCGTGTTCAGAAAATCAATCATACCGATATATGTtggaaaattagaaaaaaggaaaataaagcCTGTCATAGCAGCAGCtcccacacacccacccatccCTAAAGTAAGAAAatcttaaaaaataaacaacaaaatccaTTCCAGCTAGCTTCTAACACTCATTCTCAAACTGAAATACACCACAACTCTGTCTGCTTTCAATCTT encodes the following:
- the LOC4576563 gene encoding chymotrypsin inhibitor codes for the protein MRAIFVLLVVAVFAFLGVSAQQPKKCGENEIYQRCGTGCERTCDNGDTWDKPCKAACVDKCFCKDGFLRNENGKCVRAWHCNPNL
- the LOC5667070 gene encoding venom serine protease inhibitor yields the protein MKYVRCISLIVFVALMVTFVYSEDCTVENEEYYSCASPCRRNCTNLAQMLSCTGVCVSGCFCRPGYFRREDNACVKPWLCSNNSLQNQLTAGNGLDVPH